GCACCGGGTCAATGGCGGGCCGGCGGCTCCAGGGGTGGCACGACGCAATCCGCCGCGCCGCCAGCCATCCGCCCTTCAACGGGCCAAACCGTTCAATCGCCTGCACGGCATAGGTGGAACAGGTGGGGTGAAACCGGCATTGCGGGCCGCTTAAAGGGGATAAAACCCACTGATATCCCTTAATCAGGGCGATCATCACACGTTTCATTGGGGTTTTTCCGCCTGTTTTGCCCGCAAACGGCGCAAACACCAGCGAATATCCTTCACCAACTGGTCAAACGGGGCCGTTTCGGCGGCCAGACGGCCAATCACGACAATATCGGTGCGTTTCAGGTCGGCATGTTCCCCGGTCAGGGCACTGGCCATGGCGGCGCGCAGGCGACGTTTGATCCGGTTACGGCCCACGGCGGTTTTTTCGGTTTTTTTGGTCACGGTCAGGCCGTAATTCGGACCAGAAGCCAAAGGGTCAGCCCCAGATTCCAAAGGCGTGTCCGCAATCTGGATAATCACGGTGGGCGAGACCCATTTCTGGCCACCGGCGCCCACGCGCAAAAAATCAGACCGCCTTTTCAGGCGGCCGATCATAGTCATGTCTTCGCGTTTAACCAGCATGTCGCGGCGATCCCTTTCAAAGGATCCTCCAGCCACGGGCCTTCCACAAACGGGAAGATTAAGCGCTCAGGCGCTTGCGGCCCTTGGCGCGTCGGTTGTTCAAAATCAAACGGCCAGCTTTCGTGGCCATGCGGCTCAGGAAGCCGTGGCGACGCTTGCGGATCAGTTTGCTCGGTTGGTAGGTGCGCTTCATCGTCGGACGCTCCGGCTTGGGTGTTCAAAAATTCCATCAAAATCCCCGGAATTCCGTAAATATTTCCGTCCGGGAACGCGTTGTTATACAGACCCCACCCATGGCTGTCAACGACTTGTGTGGATAAGTTACGCCCCCGCCGGGCCCCTTTTGGATTAACCATAATTAAAATACTGAAATGGCTATGAAAAAACACTTTCTTAACCCTTTCCGGCCTATGCTCTTTTTGAAAATCAGGGGCTTGCACCTTGCCACGTGTCTGGCATGATAGCTTCAGGTTTAACCTCAAATCTTCACCCGGCCATTCAGGTTGGGGAAAATTGCATAAAGGCCAAATACCTCATGTACAATGATAATAACTGGAACGCCGTGACCGGTGCCGAACTCGAAGGCTTTCTGGAGCAGGTCAACCCGA
The genomic region above belongs to Micavibrio aeruginosavorus EPB and contains:
- the yidD gene encoding membrane protein insertion efficiency factor YidD — translated: MKRVMIALIKGYQWVLSPLSGPQCRFHPTCSTYAVQAIERFGPLKGGWLAARRIASCHPWSRRPAIDPVPDVNMDRDV
- the rnpA gene encoding ribonuclease P protein component, coding for MLVKREDMTMIGRLKRRSDFLRVGAGGQKWVSPTVIIQIADTPLESGADPLASGPNYGLTVTKKTEKTAVGRNRIKRRLRAAMASALTGEHADLKRTDIVVIGRLAAETAPFDQLVKDIRWCLRRLRAKQAEKPQ
- the rpmH gene encoding 50S ribosomal protein L34: MKRTYQPSKLIRKRRHGFLSRMATKAGRLILNNRRAKGRKRLSA